Genomic segment of Pseudomonas sp. CCI4.2:
GAAGGTATTGTCTGGGCGGTCATTGGCTTTAGCTCCTGACGATGCGAGTAGGTCATGCAGCAAGTCTGACCGACGAAACTTAGGCCACCCATAGGAACGTGAGACCAAAAAAAAACCGCTTCCTCAAGAGAGGAAACGGTTTTCTTAAACTGAACCAGAGGCCGGCTTTAGCAACCGGCCCTTAGTCCATATTTAGCGTAGGGCTAATTACACACCGGACGCTTTTGCTGCTGCTACGTCTTTGATCGACAGCTTGATACGGCCGCGGTTATCGACGTCCAGTACCAGTACTTCGACTTCCTGACCTTCTTGCAGAACGTCGGTCACTTTCTCAACGCGAGCATCGCTCAGCATGGAGATGTGAACCAGACCGTCTTTACCAGGCAGGATGTTGACGAATGCACCGAAGTCGACAATGCGCTCAACCTTACCGATGTAGATTTTGCCGATTTCCGCTTCAGCAGTGATGCCCAGAACGCGTTGACGTGCTGCTTCAGCCGCTTCTTTGGTTTCGCCGAAAATCTTGATGGTGCCATCGTCTTCGATGTCGATCGAAGCTTTGGTTTCTTCACAGATCGCACGGATAGTCGCACCGCCTTTACCGATAACATCACGGATTTTGTCGGTGTCGATTTTCATCGCGATCATGGTCGGTGCGTTTTCCGACAACTCGGTACGCGAACCGGCAAGAATCTTGTTCATCTGACCAAGGATGTTCAGGCGCGCTTCCAGGGCTTGGCCCAGAGCGATTTCCATGATTTCTTCGGTGATGCCTTTGATCTTGATGTCCATCTGCAGCGCGGTGACACCTTTAGCGGTACCGGCTACTTTGAAGTCCATGTCGCCCAAGTGATCTTCGTCACCGAGGATGTCGGTCAGGATGGCGAACTTCTCGCCTTCTTTAACCAGACCCATGGCAATACCGGCCACCGGTGCTTTCATCGGTACGCCAGCGTCCATCAATGCCAGGGAAGCACCGCACACCGACGCCATGGAGCTGGAGCCGTTGGATTCGGTGATTTCCGACACAATACGGATGGTGTAAGGGAACACGTCCGCAGCAGGCAACATCGCCTGTACGCTGCGACGAGCCAAACGACCGTGACCGATTTCGCGACGACCAGCACCACCCATGCGACCACATTCACCTACCGAGAACGGAGGGAAGTTGTAGTGCAGCATGAACGGGTCTTTGCGTTCGCCTTCCAGGGTGTCGAGCAGCTGTGCGTCCCGAGCGGTGCCCAGGGTCGCTACGACCAGCGCCTGAGTTTCGCCGCGGGTGAACAGCGCCGAACCGTGAGTCTTCGGCAAAACACCGACTTCGATGTTCAAAGGACGCACGGTGCGAGTGTCACGGCCGTCGATACGTGGCTTACCGTTTACGATGTTCTCGCGCACGGTGCGGTATTCGATTTCGCCGAAGGCTGCTTTGACTTCGCCAGCAGAAGGCTGGCCTTCTGCACCGGAAAGCTTGGCAACAATCTGGTCGCGCAACTCGCCCAGACGAGCATAACGCTCGTGCTTGACGGTGATGGTGTAAGCCTGGGAGATCGCGTCGCCGAACTCACTGCGGATCGCGGCCAACAGTTCGGTAGCTTCAGGCTTCGG
This window contains:
- the pnp gene encoding polyribonucleotide nucleotidyltransferase, with amino-acid sequence MNPVIKKFQFGQSTVTLETGRIARQASGAVLVTVDDDVSVLVTVVGAKQADAGKGFFPLSVHYQEKTYAAGKIPGGFFKREGRPSEKETLTSRLIDRPIRPLFPEGFMNEVQVVCTVLSTSKKTDPDVAAMIGTSAALAISGIPFDGPIGCARVAFHESTGYLLNPTYEQLKASSLDMVVAGTSEAVLMVESEAKELTEDQMLGAVLFAHDEFQVVINAIKELAAETAKPTWDWQPKPEATELLAAIRSEFGDAISQAYTITVKHERYARLGELRDQIVAKLSGAEGQPSAGEVKAAFGEIEYRTVRENIVNGKPRIDGRDTRTVRPLNIEVGVLPKTHGSALFTRGETQALVVATLGTARDAQLLDTLEGERKDPFMLHYNFPPFSVGECGRMGGAGRREIGHGRLARRSVQAMLPAADVFPYTIRIVSEITESNGSSSMASVCGASLALMDAGVPMKAPVAGIAMGLVKEGEKFAILTDILGDEDHLGDMDFKVAGTAKGVTALQMDIKIKGITEEIMEIALGQALEARLNILGQMNKILAGSRTELSENAPTMIAMKIDTDKIRDVIGKGGATIRAICEETKASIDIEDDGTIKIFGETKEAAEAARQRVLGITAEAEIGKIYIGKVERIVDFGAFVNILPGKDGLVHISMLSDARVEKVTDVLQEGQEVEVLVLDVDNRGRIKLSIKDVAAAKASGV